ACCACAGCCAGGAGAGGTGGACAATGGCAGGTACCCAGAGTCTTCACTGGCACACAGAGCATTGCTGGAGTTCAGGCTTGGCCACGCATGGGTGTGTGGTTCACCTCCTGTCTCAAGGATGGGAACATATGTACCTACGTGCTAAGTTCCTTCATGTATGCACACGGAGGAAAACATGCTAGGAGTACAGAGGATGCTCCATGGATGTGCAAAGCCTGGCTGTGCTCCTGAGAGCTCTGGCCCTCCTGTCCCACCCTATGGTCACTGCTTCCTGCTCAGCAACTTCCATGGGATGGAGGACACGTTTGCTGGGGAAAGGACTGGTTCATGATCGTGGCTGAGGTGGAACAAGCCATGCCCTGCATAGAGACTTCATTAATATTGTTATAGATTCTTCctaatcttgggctggagaggcaCAAGGATGCTATTGTGGGACCAAACTTGTATCCAGGATCTAGTTCAGCTGGGTCTCAGGGAAGGTGGCTGGGCCTGGCTTAGGAGTAAAAAGCAAAGTCCAGCTGAGTACACAGCCGGGCTGAGACACATAGAGAAAGACTACAGCCATAGTAAACTCTGAAGACATCTGATGCATTGTGTGGTTATCTGAACAAAAAGAATAAGATCTGATCATGTTTAGACCAAGTGTGTGATCAAGGCTAATGAGGAGATGCTGGGAGGCCGAGAACCCCAAAGAGATCAAGTCCAACAGGAGCACGGGTGTGATGGAGCCTGGTTCTCCAACCAAATGGTGACAAACATGGAACTCAGTTGTATCAGGGTAGCCATTGTTCTGCAGACATCGCTCAGAGAGATCTCAGAGGAGAGAGCAGCATGTAGGGAGCGGcgcagcagctgtatgataatgaggtgaatctggtgccctcctaacaacagtactgagcatgtgtggggttttgcacctgacgtcagtctggctggggcgttactatgttaatggaggttcatgcaggttcatgccgcgccaatctctggaggacaagtagctgggatgacagtggggtgactcgtgccccaccaatccctgaaaggatattagcatgCTGTAGTGTATATAAGGAGAGCGGCTTTGCCGCTCGGTGCGGTAACACTtaaagctgtaacacttggagctgtaacacttggagctgtaacacttagggctggctgccgccgcctccctgtatcaacaaagaaggtgtcctgcagtaaaggctgttgagaagaatccaacgtgttgcatcttccttgccggccgaggtgggcgcgacagcAGCAGAAGGTCAAGTCTGCTTTATGTTGAATCATTTCCTTGAGTCCTAAGGCAGGAACCAAGCCATCTGTGTTCTCTAGTTGTAAACCTCAGGCTAGGTCTCAGCGGCAGGAGGACAGAAGCCAGGTCTCAGGGAACATAGCTCAGGGCAGCCATGGGCATGTGCAGGGTTGGGGTgtgaaggtcagcctggtcctcccttcctctctgcacctGAGTCACTCATTCGCCAGTGTCCTTTGTGAGCACAGCGCATGAGAGGCACATGAAAGACatgttgtgtgtctttcttcatcTGTAGGTGACACTGGTTTGATATTCATCAGATCCCAAAAATAACAACCTTCAGCTCCATGATGGATGTGTGTTTGGCCATGAGAGAGGGACAAGAGGGACATTGTTACTGCCAAGTGGGCAGACGTCCCTGTCCATGGGGCATATAAAGCGGACCATGGGAGGGGCCAAAGCACACACTTCCATTGGGATTTGCATTGCATGAGAGCCCAGTGGCAGAAGATGAAAACTGGCTACTCACAGTCCTGCTGCTGGGGCTGATGGCTGTCCTGAAGGCTCAAGAAGATCCACCTGATGACCAGGAGGatgtgaggagggaggggcaaTGGGTAGCATAGGAGATGGCCTAACTCTGCTTGGAGTTGGTCCACTAGTTCAAGTGGTGTCCTTGAAGACTGAAGTCTAACCCTGCACTCCAGCAGGCAATGGTCAGAACAGGGACACCACTGTTTTACTAGCAGTGACTCTCCCACAGCACTGGCCCGGAACAGGAGAGTGGCTTATGTGACATGGGATACCAGAAGTTTTCATAGAATGTGATTGTTAGGACAGAGGACTTCTTCTGAGCTtacttctgacctccaagagCAGAGACATAGAAAGCACAGATCCTGTGCCTTCACTGTGCAGAGCACTCAAGCTTCGGCTCTCCCTCCAGTGGGCATGTGTGGGGATGTGTGGGGTCAGCTCTCATCAGAGCTGCAGCCGAGGCTCTGGACTGTCCTGGCTGCAGGCTCAGGCACTAAAATCTGGGAACAATAAGAAACAGTCCGAGGTGTATTCTGAGCGCTGTCTTCTGCAGTTCTCTGGGAAGTGGTACACAAAGGCCACGGTTTGTGACAGGAACCACACAGATGGGAAGAGACCCATGAAAGTGTTCCCTATGACTGTGACAGCCCTGGAAGGAGGGGACTTAGAGGTCCGGATAACATTCCGGTGAGTGTCCCTACCAAGCCTATGCAGGTGTCATTTtggtcttttccatttttattttggtatAAGTGACTGAATGTCCCTCCTTAGACGGGGCTTGGTGCCATGCCATACTCTAAGTTTTGGGATTATCTTGATATAAATCTTCAGAGTTGTCTGGTCAGGCTGATGTGCTGGGTGTGCTGAGCATGGCTCCTGTTTTACAGGGGGAAGGGTCATTGTCATTTGAGACGAATTACGATGCACAAAACTGATGAGCCTGGCAAGTACACTACCTGTGAGTACCATGCAGCCCGGGGTCTCCTCCAGGGGGGAGTTTCCCATGGAGGCTGCCTGCCTTGTTTAGCTCCTTGTATGGCCACCCACTCATATTCCATGTACCAGACATTAGAGGTAATGGGTTAGATGCAACAGGTACTAACTGCTCTCCCATACTTATCCCTCAGGCTCTCCACTATAGCTCTTGACCCTTAAGCTCCTAGCATTGCTAAGAACAGGAAAGCAGGGAAGGGAGGGTCAGGCCTGGCACCAAGCTTAGCCCTTACCTTGCTTGGAATCCTCAACAGAATCTGCAATGTCCTGGAAGATGGCTTCTGTCCAGTTATGGCGACCCAGAAAGACTAGGGCTGGACAGGCTGGGTCTTCTAAGCCATCAACCACAACAAGTGTTCCtggatatttctttgaaaatacatCAAATGCTTTTCAAGAAATGAAATGATAAGATCTATTTCTCTGTTCACCTTAGTCAAAGGCAAGAAGACCTTCTATATTAAGGAGATTCCTGTAAAGGACCACTACATCTTCTACTTTGAAGGCCAGCGCCATGGGAAATCATATCTGAAGGGGAAACTCGTGGGTGAGGAAACACTGAGGCCCCCTGTCCtgtccacagcctctgcttctaGTAGCTATCAGGGAGCagcagccttgttgggcactgggGACTGGGGAGACTCAACATGTTGCCCAGACAGTATGTACTACCCAAAGTGAAAAGTAGGCCAACTGGGAGAGGACCCAGCTTATGTGACCTTTGGAGGtctgagcactcaggaggggTTTCCACCTCTGGAGCTGGCAAATGACATTTCTATGGCTCTCGGCCATGTGCCAGTCAATAAGAAGGTGAATAACCTGACAGACGCTTTGTTGGATATGTAGGacccctctcctgccccagagTCTGGGGACAGCTCCATGCTTTTGAGCTCTGGATCCCGGAGATACTCTAAAAGCTTTGTAAGGTTCACAGAGGGTTGATGGGGTCACACAGTGTCTGGAGGGCCTCATCCCAGAGCAGCATGTCCCCTGCAGGGTCCTCTTCTGTCCTGTCCTCAGTGCTCCAGGTTGGCAGCCACAGTGCTGGTCAGGGCTCTTGCCTCTGTCCCTGGTTCCTGCAGAGCACTGCATTACTGCTGCCCTGCTCACCTGGCCCTCTCCCACAGGGGAGACTCTAAGAACAacccagaggccatggaggaattcAAGAAATTTGTAAAGAGCAAGGgattcagagaagaaaacattacTGTCCCTGAGCTGTTGGGTGAGCTTTGATAATGTCATCCCCAAACCTAGTTTGTTTCACTTCTCTCCATGCCCCTGTATGCCTCTGGGTTCCTCGTCTGACTTTGTTTCAATCATGAGTGCATCAGAGCCCAGCTTCAAGTCTCTGCTTTGGGAGGGTCTGAGCTGCAGATGTGATGGGTCACTGTACTAAAGctcctcctcacccctgccctgTCCTTCCTTTCTACAGATGAATGTGTGCCCGGCAGTGACTAGGGTAAGTGGCCCTCTGGGGGGACCAGGGAAAAGCCTAACTCCTTGGTTCTGTAGTTGGAGGGTCCCTGAGCTTCAATCCTCTCTCATCCCCTTGTGCAGAATAGTCTACTCAAGTAGTGACCCCTCATGCAATCCCTGAACTCTGCTCTCCGTGTGGCTGTATCCCCTAATCGCCCATACTCAGGGACATGCACACTTTACAGGTCACGGGTATAAGAAACAGAGTCTCTCTCAGGCCTGTGACTGTCCGCCAATAACTGCAAAGGCTTCAGGGTAGAAGCACAGTGGCCAGTGTCTCCCACTCCCCTCTGTTCTCCTTAGCACAGCTGCCCATCAGGGATAGAGTTGCTGATCCTGCCCTAATGCTGACTCAGTTCTGAGACATCCTGGGAGCTCCCGAACCCCAGACGACTTTCCTCACCTTCATGGATGGACTTCCCTTCCACCTTGACTTCACCCACCCCAGCACAGCTTCTCCTAATAAAGCACTTCggcatccttctgtctcagtcttGTCTGCAGAGGGTCTTGCATTAGCAAGCTTCTAAGAAATGGCTTGAGGGTCTAGGGAGGTGTTTGTGGGTCACAGAAGGTGATCAAGCAAGTTATGGAGGCTAGAGGGTGTGGAAAACCCTTGGTGGTGACCAGAAAGCGATTTAAGGTATTTAGGAGGAATGAAGAACGTGCTTCACGGGGAAGATATTTGAGGTTGGTAAATGCAAGTTTTTTCGTTAACTTAAAATGATTCTTATACGCTTCATGGAATCCTCTTGAATCCCCCTCCCACAGTAAGTACTGTCAATCAACAGCATATTTCCCTCTGCAACTGCCTATCCCCAAGGGTGGGAATCTACTACACTTTAATTGGTTCTGGTACCTCACCCAAACCTGCCAAGGATATGGGCCGAAAAGTTTCCAATGTATACACAAGAAAAAGTTGTTCCTAAACTCCTgaacattacacatacacacacagagacacacagacgacacacagacacacagacaaacacacacacacacagacacacacacacacacacatatatatatatacacacacacacatatatatattaacatacaTGTCTGTTCCAGCATCCTGTAGGTCTAGGAGTTCCCTCAGAACCTGCATCCAGGACAGCTCCAAAGTAGTTACCTACAGAGCTCTGGTCAGCCTCACAGACTGCTTCAGATGGGCCTATACACTCCTAACCCAGAGTGTCCCACAACCTGGACAGCAATGAAACAACCAGCTCTACCTGGACTTGGCCAATATTTCCAGCCTTCCTCCCCCATAATGACAGCCAAATGACAGGAGGAAGACTTTTTCATATAAGATTATGTCacccttcttcattttttaatcaaCAAAAGGCTGGGATGCTGAGTTTCAGAACCTGGGACAGGGGGTCAAGGTGTGTATTTTACTTACCAAAACAGACCTGCactcccagcatcccttagttCCTCCTTGGCATAGTTACTCTGTCTCCAACTCTAAGCTTTCCAGCCCAGAAGCTGGGCTGTCCTTCCCCCAAAGGCCCTTTCCTATATAACCCAAACAT
The DNA window shown above is from Rattus rattus isolate New Zealand chromosome 5, Rrattus_CSIRO_v1, whole genome shotgun sequence and carries:
- the LOC116900021 gene encoding odorant-binding protein 2a-like — translated: MAVAEDENWLLTVLLLGLMAVLKAQEDPPDDQEDFSGKWYTKATVCDRNHTDGKRPMKVFPMTVTALEGGDLEVRITFRGKGHCHLRRITMHKTDEPGKYTTFKGKKTFYIKEIPVKDHYIFYFEGQRHGKSYLKGKLVDSKNNPEAMEEFKKFVKSKGFREENITVPELLDECVPGSD